CATACCTGTGACGGTCTCCTTTGTGAGATGCGGTGGTGATAAACTGATAAAATTTACTTTACAGTTTTCAAGATCTGCTGGTTACTTTATTCGTAATAATTAGAAATAGTGAGAAAAGTTTACTAGCAGAAAATCATGCTCAAGGGGTTTTAACTTGTGGCTGTTTTATGGAAAGATGGTGGAAAACTGAATGGAAAAATGGTGCAACCCTCAGTTTCAAATTAGACCATTTTTAAACACTGCAACTTTCCCCAACGCAACAATGAGAGAACGTAAGAGGTGAAACTTCTTTAAAGCTGCTGAAAATAGACTTTACAAGATGTTACCCTTCATGCCTTACTGAAAAGATTTTTCACTCAGATTTTATGCCTGTGTCTCTGAGCTGGGAGGTACCCGTAGTAGTTAATGATGCTTTACATAAACACAATCCTGTGATGACATTTACAATCACACTGTTGAATAAATACCTCAAACAAGGTTAGGTTCCTGTATGAGCTTTGCACTGAGAGAAATTCCTCTACAGGAAGGAGAGGGCAAATTTTGGAGTCAATGTGGATGAGCTGCTCCATGTCAGTTGGCTCCGGAGTGTAACCCTGGCCTGTCAGGACCGGCACAGCCCACATGTCctcctgaaagacaaacattggGGCAGTAAGTCACAGTCCACAGGGTATAACCCTGGTTTGTATGTAGAAACCTAAATATGGgattgataaaaatatttcttttctttgagcAACTTTGTGGAAATCCTTTCTAAAACAGAGAAGAGAATGGTATTCACTTCTGGATGGATAAAAGTAACTGGCTCTGCCAGGGAGTCTCTGCTCATAAAGGAAATGATGGGTGTTCAAGCAGCTCAGGCAGAGCTGCAGATTAGGATGAAGAAACTGTGATTAATGAGGGAAACAACTTGATGTCAGACAGAGATAAAGCataaaattcatttttctgCTGCTCAACTTGTCTGTGTCGCTTTGCTTTTTTTAGTAGACTGTAACGATGTCTAAGATCAAGGGgaagggggttttttttttgcaaaagtttaAAGACAGACGTTTTTTACAAAACACAAGTGCTCTAACTTCAAAGTTAATTTTTGggaaaacattttggaaaataacATCTGGACGTCTTATGGTAATAGTAGCTTTGCCGCTGTAGCGAAATTTAAGCCGTCAAAATGCCTCATTTGAAATGTGGGTCAAGTTTattattgaattgaatttatgAAGGCTGTTTTTAGTTTCGCCAATATGTAgggttacatttatttatttttattatcaaaaattgcgctttttgcttgtttgtttgtatttgactttttgttttgttttttatatataattttgattacaaaaaaaaaaaatcaaacaaccaATGGATACAAGTGAAAACATAACTGGATATTATATAATTGTTGTGTGGAAAAATAACCAGAAAACGAAGGAATGtccaacaagaaaacaacaattaAGAAATCTTTAAACTCATAATATGATGATTCACTGAGGAAATgaactgataaaataaaaaaaggctaAAGACAGAAAGGTTTATTTTTGTGAGAATAacaagctctctctctcactgaaATCAAATTATAGTAATGATAGCTGGAAAATGCACAGTAAATCAAAATTGATAATTGGCACATGATTCAACATGTATGCTATGTTTTTCACTATTACAGagtcaacaaggcagtcagagactgcaacatcccacgatatcatcacatttttgtgcctttggcttcctgaaaatgttgctttttgttttgtgattactgtatatctcatcaggtttccaaTATGTGTACCAAAAAATGTATAGAAGtgaaaattttaccttgacctagtttctcaaggttgtgatctaattttcatccccttgccctccctgaatataacaccttttgtttcatctttctatcttatctggttcctgagatatgtgcaaaaaagtgtacaaaagtttaaatttgacctagttttcttaaggtcaagatcatcatctaattttcatcccctttgccccccgaataatgtgctttttttttttcatctttctatcagcaacagttgtgaagatatttggtggaaggATGGACGGACatatggacggatggacggacggacatagaaaaaactgacaattacaatacatcacagatTCGAGGGATGTAAATACAGAGAATTTAGAGTGTAAATATTTCTGTCTTTATGCACCCCCCATGCAGAGTTTTTATGAATCAACAGAGGCCCTCCTCCAATTCCTGCTTCTAAATTTTACTCCACGCCTATCGAGAAGATGTGTCCTCTATCTTTATGCATCTCCATAATCCCATAATGAGAGACACTTCAAATCCCATCATCCTTCATCCAAGGGTGAATGTCAAGATAAAGGGTGAACATCAAGTAAAAACGATTACATCCACTACTGACGCACCCAAATTTCAACAATTGCCAACTTCCATTGATTTATTGCTGCAGATTTCCAGTGAACCACACAATATCAAAAGAAATGTGTGGCTAACAGTGAGCTGCAGCTACTAATTTATGTGCTTATGGGGAGTCTGCCAAGAACTTGGCCCTCACCGAATAAAAGACACGTCACTACCAAAGCACTGATAACATCAATAATGTGCTTTTCTCTATTATGATCATCCATGACAGCATGTCTCGCAATAACAGGAAGTCTTCTTCTAGCCAACTAAAAAACAGTACAATTTTACTCCACTTTGGTATTTCACAgcattatttttgtattattattattataaaaatcaaGGTAAACATCATAAGTAGAgaagaaagacttttttttttatcctggaAGGTTGTTCCAGCAATGCAGAGCTGTTGGGGTCAAACTAAATGGAACCGTATGAGAAAGGTAAATATGTTGAACAAGTCTGGTCCCATCTGCCTTTAGACTGGCCTCACAGCTGCCAAAAGGgtgattaaaacaaatgaaagttgAACATAAAAATGTCTAAAGTTGGGACTGTGGGTAGATAGGGAAATAGTCTAAGGTTCCAGGGGAGACGGTGCTCAATCAAAagtcaaagacaaacaaacttcTTAGGCCGAAGGTCAATCAGTAAACTTCTACTGTGAGAGCAACTGAGGAATTCGAACTACATGGAGGATCCATGTcatgaaaatatataataaaggAATCCATAATTTGCAACATTTTTGGAGCTCTCTGAACAGTGTTAGTCTTCATGCTACTCTGGGCTTACTTAATGTGTATGTAGAGTTAAATATGATTTAAACAGGCACATTTTAGTTTATGATACAGGGTTCCAGTCTCTCTCTGTTCAGAGTATGCATGTTGTCCctctgtctgcgtgggttctctccaggttctcctggcttcctcccacctccaaaaacatgtgcttcaggttaagtggctgtaggtatgagtgtgtgcctgcgtcgttgtctgtctctgtgtagcttcgaggtgcactggtgtcgcacccggagtttgccccgcctcacgccctaagtcagattggataggctccagctccctgtgacccgtgcaagcggatgaagcggtcagggaGATGAAAAAGTGAATGAACCATCACTTAGAAAACATTTGATTGCTATAGAATTAGGATTAGTGGCTGTAACCTAACACTAGAAACAATATTACAATGATTATGAATAATTACTATACTGTGTTCTAAATGTAGTAAATGTAAGAATGGATATTGGGAGCAGAACCAGTGACTGTGTTCATCTGCAGCAAGACATCTGGTCATGACGGTGGAAGCATCCATGGACTTCAAGATGAAATCCTCCAGCATATGTTGTGTGTTAGGCCTCCATGTCATCCTACCTCACTGTCTGCGCCTCTGGCactgtcctcttcctctttatcgATGTCCTGAAGGAGCTCTTCCAGACGTTCTTTCTCTGCTTGCGTAAAAAGCACTTGGCCCCCCTTGCTGCTCAATAGCTATTGCATTACAACACATTTGGACAGAGgacaatgaaaattattgatTCATAAAGACATTTCTACTCATGTTTTTGATGCCCTAGAATTCTTAGAATTGGTGTTTCTCTGGGACTTGAGAAGAAACAGCAAGAAACTTGCCCCAAGTCATGTGATATACTCTAGCACTGCATTCATCCTGGTGTGAACTTTGACATacctcaatgtttctcttgacAAAGTCCTTCTGTATTTTCTTGCCTTTGGAAGCTCCGCTGTGGCTGCCTTCCAGTTGCTCTTCCCCCATCTCTGCATTGCCTACTTCAAATGATTCTGTCAAGCTGACTGGACTCTTttcacctgtcaatcaagacACATTTTACTAAAACAGTAATGCtgtaaaagcaaagcaaagctcTAATTACAACAGAcaaataggattttttttctagaaatgAAAATTTCTATTGGAATGTTTACTCTAATATCTGATCCTTATGGTTTAAGAATTTCTACAATGATCTAAATTGgaagtgaaatgtaaaaattttctttaaaaaacccccaaaggTCTGCAAGGTGGCATAGTAGGGGGAGAGACTTGCTCTGACCAAATTGTTAGTCGTTTGAATCATGACAACGAAAACCACACAAGTTCCCCAAAGTACTACTGAAAGGAAAGAATTCCTCACAACTCCTGGGCTAATGGTCAGAATAAAAAAGAGAATCTAATGGATCACTATCATAAAAAGCCACTCAAGCTTGATCATGGTATTCCTCACAAGTCTCTTCAACTGGGGTGAACTATAAGACGTTCATCTGTGATAAACTGGTGTGGTATCTAAGTTAGTGTTTTACTTCAGAGACATGACAGCACTTGTTGATCATGAAGTGAACAAACTGTAAGCATCCCTGAGCTCATGGCGCCACCAAGTGTACAATCTATGCACTTGCCTGCTCTACCTGAGAACACTGACCCAAAACAAACACGAAATACTGTGCTTACaagttatttttttacatgctCAATTTTACCAAACTTTGATTCAAGATTGGTCTCCCTGGTACTTACAGTCAGGAACTTGAGTTTCAAACACGGGCATAaagtcatcctcctcttctctcccttgAAGATGAAATGTAGTTCAGGTGTCTTCCAGTGATTGTGTGTAATAAACTTTAAACATTGCTGCTGATCTACATACTTGACCACACTTACCAATGGGTTCCAGAGCCAAAAACAACCTTGTGTTCAGAGCTTCATGGGGACATTCAGAGTATCCTTCTGGCTTATTTTGCTGCAGTATAATATTATAGCATCACAGCATACCTGACATATATGAATGTAAGACTCGAGTGGAATAGGAGgtagaataaaaaaattgtgtacCTGGAGCTCTTCCCACAGTTTTGCTTGAAGTTCCTTCCTTTGACGCctaatttctttctctttgcagATCTTCTCAGACAGTATTTCATCAAGTCGTCTCATTTCCTCAATTGCACTCTGCAACTGGAAGTCTTCTTTCTCATCTACAGTCTCTTCATCATCCTGAAATTCATCTAAAAAATGCACGTTTTTCTTACATGCTTAATTACAACTGGATCGTCAAACAATACAATTCTTCACTGTATGTAACACTTACCTTTGTAAGTATTTCTGGCTGAGGAGTTGATCCTAACTTCATCAGAGCTTCTCTGTATCTGATCAACCAattaaacagataaacaaaattaatttatatagATTTAGCCCTTTACAACAACTCAACAGGTGACTAATatgtttttcaattaaaaaaataagagaacttattaacatttaaatgataacttaaacacaataaaatagaacaaataaaatcataacAATAACATCGTCATTCTGTCATCTTTACTCACCCTATCATCCGCAACATCGTCTGGCAAAACAACAAGAGAAAACGGTGGCGTGGGACAACTTCTGTCATTGAAAGGCAACGACACACTCGAACCACGACTGAAAGTTTGCTCGGTCGACGCAGGTCGGGAAATGTCTTCTAAACTCCCCCTGATAATTTCCATACTATTACTTTCTTACGTTGACAGCAAAATCTTTGCAGGACGAAGCTTTAGCGCGGACTAAGTCGAATTAAACCGTCATTCCTTTAGCTTGTTTTGGGTAACTACGGACGCAAACATTCCCGGATGTTGTAACTATGGAAATGCGCGTATGTTGCTATGACAACTGGGGGGAGGTCGTGGCGGCTATGCTGGCGCATAAGTCAGTGCAGCTAGCTAGCTTAGCGGACATCAAGCTAGCTACTGGAAAGCTAGCTAGCAGTTAGCTGTGGTGGTACCTGCTCGTACGTTAagttgtatttgttttatttcagcgGTTACTTTGTCTTCCCTGTAGCTCGGCCGTTAGAGATAGATGTATCCAGCGTGAGGAAGAAAAGGTGGGGGTTTAGGGGCCACGTCTTTGTGGTAAGTAATATAGCAATCCATTTAATGTCTAGCTAGCATAAGCAAGCTAAACGGCAGCCATTGTTCATCTCGGCCAAATTATTTACAGTTGCAATTAAAAGCAGCTATGATGCGCTTTATTTGttatttccttgttttatgTGTTAGCTCATATGTTAGCTGGTGTAAACATCATATACTCGGTATGTCAACGTGGGGGTCTTTTGTTTTGGCCTAACGTCACCGACTTATAGCTAAAGAGGAATCGCTGGAAAATGGGTGTGTAGCCGCTGAGCAGTCGGGCAGTAGAGCAATATTTAATGTGGCAGATGCATTCAACTGAACTTGGATTGCTGACGTTCGATTATAccaaataatcaaaataaatgtacataagTTACTATCCGTCTGCGGCTACCCAAATACGTATGCTATTAATGTGAGGTTGTTCTTGTGTCATTGTACCTTTTCCTCACAATCACACCCATTTTCCTGGCAGCTGTACAAGCTCTGCAGAGTACCTGCGCCACCAGGGCGTCACATTGTGAAGAATATTCtgacttcttcttttattaCTACGTATTTATACCGCTACTCATTACCGCTACGTGATTTTCTGATGATAGCAGGTTGAGCTGACTCTGAGGGAGAAGATGTGCAATGGAATGATAGAGTCAATACCAAGACCCTTTAGGGCCAATACCTCAACCACTAAACTGTCCTTGCTGGTGTTGCTGATCGTGGCTGTATCGTCCACTGTGCAAGGATCAGGTAAGAAGCAGAATTTATTGTTCTGTACTTTGTTTGGATTGTCATcctgtgttttttctccattgAAGATACATCATGTCAGCTTTGTCATGACACAGACCAAATGTTTGAATATCAGGGTCTTACCAATGAGGGGTTGTATGGCTCATCATCACATTTCCTTTATTGATAGTACTAATGGAACAATCCCAATTAAACAACCGTATAATTCACTGACATGATTGTGTGGCATAGATGTTGTATTCTATTAGtgtctgtttttttacttgttagTTTGGTTATCTGGCTTTATATCCGTCTGCATGATTTTTCACAATTTTGGACATACATTTGTTAAATGTCTTTGAAAGAAAGTATATGGCCCAACGAAATAGCCTTTAGAATTTAGTGTAGATTTTGATCATCATTTGGATCCAGAATTTTTTAAAGGATACTTAGTCATTGTGCCGATAAGAGTTTATTTTTCTAACTAATTGAATTCCAGTCAGATCTACCACACATCAATCTATGAGCTGGATCCAAGTAATAGTCCAGATCTAGTGAGCCAGTGTACTTAAAAGTATGGTGTCCTTGTAAAATCACTATTGTTCGATGAGAAATGATATTGTTACAGACTTGGAACCAAGGTCAAATTGGAACTGGAACAATGAGGATTCAGTTTGCAGTGAGATTTTTACATATTAGCTGGATCCTGAACCAAAAACTCtatttgtaaaatattgttaaagTAATTAGAATGCTTTGTCAAGGAGTCATAACTAATAGCCTCACAATCagaatgtttgtttatttctttggatAGATGTCCAAAATTAAGGAAACATTTGTGTCACAGGTGATCAAACTGACCTGATAACAGCTGTCACAGGCCGATCATACCAACCCAGtttttttggtggtttttgTTCCAGTAACACATTGGTCTGTGGTAACATtttcaacatcttcatcttcttaccACTTCATCCATCCAATCTAATGCTTTTGATGATGCTAATTATTTTCCATCTTTCTGAAAGATCAATCCTACTGGCTCTGGTGACTTACTGCACTCGGCTCTCTCACTGTGATGACCCATTGTCCTTGAcgatgtagtttaccatcaccaagtatgaacgAGGAGTGAAAGAATAATTGAACCACTGTGTCAATTAAAAGTgcaatataaattaataaatccattaatagtatttttttccacaaatacgAGGTTCAAAAACATGACTTTGTCCTAAATCATACCAAACAATATGTAAAGCATATTTAACCAAGCTAAGTTTACCAAATTCTGAACAGGTTAAATTAAGCCTAGAAGATAAGCGCAGATATAAAACATAATTATAAAACCAAATAGAGGATGAAAGCAAGAGCCAACAGAAAATACTTTGCTatcaagcaaaacaaaaacacaaaagtgaCACATTCATGCTGTGGACTTTCTGTCACAGTCAGTTAAAAATATCTGTGAAACAATGAAAGCCAGTATTACATTTCCTAAACATTGACCCCAGGGAACAATAAagggaaaaaattaaattaagccCAAAATATAGACTCCTGGGGAACCCCAGAAGTCTGAGGTAAACTGGGAATGTCTTATCAGTGAGGTAGAACACATTAGAGCAGGGCCTGTGGTGATGAGTTggggcagtagctcagtccactgggtcttgggttGGGGACCCAGGGGTGGCCAGTTGAAGACCTGTGTGGACTAAAAAGTTAAAAGGAGCTACAACACACCTGTCTTGATAGTTGTGGTGCACGTATTTGAGTCGATGAATATGAGTGTGATAGTTTGTATGTGGCAGTGTTGCTAAACTTTTTTGTTACAGCTGGTTAAAATGGATCCCCCCAGAAGGAAGTATATACAAGTATACCACATGTTGTGTTCAGTTCACCAAAAATCAAAACAGTTTCACAGAACATCCACTTGTTTTGACTTGACTTCCCAGGATGTGTGAGGCCATATATGGTCCAGAACAGCTGGGTAAACCTCACGGAAACCAACAGGGGCTCATTTCCTGTGGGCACAGTGCTGCAGTACAGCTGTGACCCTGGATACCTGCCAGACGGGCCCAGCATCCTCACCTGCACCGCAATGGGACGCTGGTCCTCTGAACCTCCTCAGTGCATACGCAGTGGTGGTAAGAAATTCTCTGCACTGATGTCTTTTAGGCTCTGTAAAGTAATGAGTCACTATTGTCTGGGTAACTGGCCTAATTCAATATCCTTCTCTCGATAGGGAATTTTTTTTCCGTTCATATCTTTACCCATTTTTGCAGTTTGATAGCATACATTTAAAGCCTAACTCTTGTACAGTTTGACtagtatttttttatgttgtgttcTTTTCCCATTAGCATGTCTACCATTGTCCAAACCTGAGAACGGGGGCTACACCTGCCACCCATCCCCCTGTCGAATGTTTGCCCATGGCACTGTGATTGAGTTCTTCTGTAATGAGGGCTTCGTTCTTAGTGGAGACTACAACTACCTGACCTGTCAGGATGGACAGTGGGATGGCCCAATGCAGATCAGCTGTGTGAGCCAAGGTTAGTCAGTCCCCAGACTCAGGCCCATCTACAGATGAATGTATTAACAAAactgataaagataaagcagaAAAATGGAGAAGTCACTCCAGAGATGGTTTTTATGCTTCCAAAAGT
The Antennarius striatus isolate MH-2024 chromosome 17, ASM4005453v1, whole genome shotgun sequence genome window above contains:
- the fsip1 gene encoding fibrous sheath-interacting protein 1; translated protein: MEIIRGSLEDISRPASTEQTFSRGSSVSLPFNDRSCPTPPFSLVVLPDDVADDRIQRSSDEVRINSSARNTYKDEFQDDEETVDEKEDFQLQSAIEEMRRLDEILSEKICKEKEIRRQRKELQAKLWEELQQNKPEGYSECPHEALNTRLFLALEPIGREEEDDFMPVFETQVPDCEKSPVSLTESFEVGNAEMGEEQLEGSHSGASKGKKIQKDFVKRNIELLSSKGGQVLFTQAEKERLEELLQDIDKEEEDSARGADSEEDMWAVPVLTGQGYTPEPTDMEQLIHIDSKICPLLPVEEFLSVQSSYRNLTLFEGHASEVGWMCDDNQQPGEKVLQDIKTRRGMEQRLKEIQQQLESLSQSQEMDSESPDLTKEQLLDLLDEFELMESRTHELQANDA